Sequence from the Fusobacterium periodonticum 1_1_41FAA genome:
CTTGAGATATTTTCAGCAATCTTTCTTGCTAATCTTATTGAATTTTCCTGATTCTTTTTATAAGCCAATTCTCCAGAAATTTGGATTATCTTATCACTGCTATCTCCATATTGCTCTCCTATAGTATTTTCAAAATTAGCAATTCTTTCAGCATAAGGAGATGATTTTTTAGAGAAATAAAAAACTTCAACTCCATTTGCATTCTTACTTTCTGAGGCGTTTGCATGTATACTTACAAATAATTTTGCATTACTTTTATTTGCCATCTTAGGTCTTTGACTAAGTACAACAAAAACATCTGAATCTCTTGTCATAACTACATTAAAATCTTTTGAAAGTTCTTCCTTTAAGAATGTTCCAACTGAAAGAACTATTTTCTTCTCTACTACTGAACCTCTCATTGCACCAGGATCTTTTCCTCCATGTCCTGGGTCTATAACAATAAGATGTTTATTTTTAGTAGTTCTATGAAAATTTACATCTATTCTATTATTTGTTGCATCCATTACGTAGCCAACTTTTGGAGCTACTTGTAATGTTATTGAAACAGTATCTCTTGTTTTATCTATAGCTACATCTTCAAATAGATTTGAATCTCTAATATCGTATTCTAAATTCTTTGTAAATTTTTCACAAGAATTTGAATCCAAATTTTGTATTTCTATATATATGAGCCTTGATTCTTCATCAGCACTAACTAAATATTCTCCCTCTCTAGCATTCAAACTAATTGAACATGTATTATTATGAAATCTTACATCTTTAACTTGAGCTGAAAAACTTAAGACTGATAAAAGAAAAAATAAAAGGGTTGTAATTAATTTTTTTTTCATAAAGTGACATCCTTATCTTTTTTCTTGCTTAGAAGGGGAATAAAAACGACAAAATGTCGTTTTTATTATTGATTACTGTTGTTAATAACATTAGCAATAGCGGATTTTCTAAAAGTTAATTTAACTCCTTTATCCACTCTAAGTTCAACATAATCTTCTCCAACAAAAGCTATTGTTCCTTTAATTCCACCTATAGTTATAACTTCTGTTCCTTCTTTTAGAGAGTTAAGTAGATTTTGTTGTTCTTTTTGTCTTTTCTTATTAGGTCTAATAAGTAAAAAGTAAAATACCCCAATCCAAAGAACTATAAAAATCCCTGTACTTCCATACTTCGCAAATATTTCTTGCATCTTTCCTCCTAACAAAAACTTTTTTTTACAGCTTATATATTATACTCTAAAACTTTTAATTTTACAAGTTTTAGACAGTTGAAAAAAAATATCTCTTGTGTTATAATTCTATTGTAAATTAAAATCTTAAAGGAGGAGCTATGTCAACTTTATTAAATGTATTATTATTTTTATCAGCATTTATACTAATAGTTTTAGTTTTAATACAACCTGATAGAAGCCATGGTATGACAGCAAGTATGGGAATGGGTGCTTCTAATACAATTTTTGGTATCAATAAAGATGGAGGACCTTTAGCAAAAGCAACTGAAGTTGTTGCAACTTTATTTATAGTTTGTTCTCTATTGCTATACTTAACTCGTTAATAATTTATATTAAAAGTGGGAACTCTAATGAGTTCCCATTTTTTATTTTATATTATTTTTTTAATTAAAACTTCAATTCAACACCTAATTTATAAACAGGTTTTGTTTTTGAATCCATAAAGTTTTGCATATCTTTTTGTGTATCTTTATATTTGAAACTATCATATCCGATACCTGCTATAGCATTGATCTCAGTATTTCCACTTCTATATAAATTATACGAAGCAGTTAATGAAGCATCAAGAGATGATTTTATACTATCATGTGGAATATGAGTCATTACATCAAATCTTAATCCAAAATCATCAGTGAATTGATAGTTAGCTTCTCCTCCGACTCTAACGCCACCAGCATTAAATCTTCTTTCATCGTTAGTTACACTGGTACTTCCTGATGATGAGAATTTATATGAAAATTGAAATACTGAAAATTCTACTTTTGGAGTAAGAGTAAATTTAGGATTTATATTAAAATCATAAGAAAAACCTAAATTATGAAAAGCATATAAATGTTTACTTGATATTCTATCACCTTTTCTAAGTTGAATAT
This genomic interval carries:
- the secG gene encoding preprotein translocase subunit SecG, with product MSTLLNVLLFLSAFILIVLVLIQPDRSHGMTASMGMGASNTIFGINKDGGPLAKATEVVATLFIVCSLLLYLTR
- a CDS encoding N-acetylmuramoyl-L-alanine amidase, which encodes MKKKLITTLLFFLLSVLSFSAQVKDVRFHNNTCSISLNAREGEYLVSADEESRLIYIEIQNLDSNSCEKFTKNLEYDIRDSNLFEDVAIDKTRDTVSITLQVAPKVGYVMDATNNRIDVNFHRTTKNKHLIVIDPGHGGKDPGAMRGSVVEKKIVLSVGTFLKEELSKDFNVVMTRDSDVFVVLSQRPKMANKSNAKLFVSIHANASESKNANGVEVFYFSKKSSPYAERIANFENTIGEQYGDSSDKIIQISGELAYKKNQENSIRLARKIAENISSGLALKNGGVHGANFAVLRGFNGTGVLIELGFVSNSYDAAILVDRDSQQKMAEEIAKSIKEYLTR
- the yajC gene encoding preprotein translocase subunit YajC gives rise to the protein MQEIFAKYGSTGIFIVLWIGVFYFLLIRPNKKRQKEQQNLLNSLKEGTEVITIGGIKGTIAFVGEDYVELRVDKGVKLTFRKSAIANVINNSNQ